A genomic segment from Bradyrhizobium sp. CB1015 encodes:
- a CDS encoding acetate--CoA ligase family protein, with protein MSNSKDAVRKVLDQVKADNRTSLTAPEGKLVCDAYGIPVPKEGVAKSAGEAGKMASSMGFPVVMKIVSPDILHKTEAGGVIVGLKTADEAEKAYETILSNAKKYKADAKIEGVQVQQMLAGGTEVIVGSITDGSFGKLVAFGLGGVLVEVLKDITFRLAPATKEDALSMLDGIQAHEILKGVRGGEPVNRNALAEIIVKVSQLVTDFPEIVELDLNPVFATPKGATAADVRIVVDFAYVPKPKPRPTEEIVAAMNRIMQPKAVAVIGASAEDGKIGNSVMKNLINGGYKGEIIPIHPKAAEILGYKAYKSVKDVPGVIDVAVFAIPAKFVAAALTECGEKKIPGAVLIPSGFAEAGAPELQAEIVEVGKKYDIRLMGPNIYGFYYTPANLCATFCTAYDVKGHAALSSQSGGIGMAIIGFSRSAKMGVSAIVGLGNKSDIDEDDLLAFFEQDPNTNLIAQHCEDLKDGRAFAEAAKRVSKKKPVVVLKAGRTSAGAKAASSHTGALAGNDRIYEDVFKQSGVIRARSLRQLLEFARGVPVLPTPKGENVLIITGAGGSGVLLSDSCVDNGLSLMSMPPDLDAAFRKFIPPFGAAGNPVDITGGEPPITYVNTVKLGLSDERIHALILGYWHTIVTPPMVFARNMVEVKKEMEAKGFVKPMVASLAGDVEVEEAAEYLYQNGIPAYAYSTELPVEVLGAKYKWARGAGLL; from the coding sequence ATGTCCAATTCCAAAGATGCCGTCCGCAAGGTGCTTGACCAGGTCAAGGCGGACAACCGCACCAGCCTGACGGCGCCGGAAGGCAAGCTGGTCTGCGACGCCTACGGCATTCCGGTGCCGAAGGAGGGCGTGGCCAAGTCGGCGGGCGAGGCCGGCAAGATGGCTTCGTCCATGGGCTTTCCGGTGGTGATGAAGATCGTCTCGCCGGACATTCTCCACAAGACCGAAGCCGGCGGCGTCATCGTCGGCCTCAAGACCGCCGACGAGGCCGAGAAGGCTTACGAGACCATTCTTTCCAATGCCAAGAAGTACAAGGCCGATGCCAAGATCGAAGGCGTCCAGGTGCAGCAGATGCTGGCGGGCGGCACCGAGGTCATCGTCGGCTCGATCACCGACGGCTCGTTCGGCAAGCTGGTCGCCTTCGGCCTCGGCGGCGTGCTGGTCGAAGTCCTGAAAGATATCACCTTCCGCCTCGCGCCGGCGACCAAGGAGGACGCGCTCTCGATGCTCGACGGCATCCAGGCGCACGAGATCCTGAAGGGCGTGCGCGGCGGCGAGCCGGTGAACCGCAATGCGCTGGCCGAAATCATCGTCAAGGTCTCGCAGCTCGTCACCGATTTCCCTGAAATCGTCGAGCTCGACCTCAACCCGGTGTTCGCGACGCCGAAGGGAGCCACGGCCGCAGACGTCCGCATCGTCGTCGACTTCGCCTATGTGCCGAAGCCCAAGCCGCGGCCGACCGAAGAGATCGTCGCGGCAATGAACCGCATCATGCAGCCGAAGGCGGTCGCCGTGATCGGCGCCTCCGCGGAGGACGGCAAGATCGGCAATTCCGTAATGAAGAACCTCATCAACGGCGGCTACAAGGGCGAGATCATTCCGATCCATCCCAAGGCCGCCGAGATCCTCGGCTACAAGGCCTACAAGAGCGTCAAGGACGTGCCTGGTGTGATCGACGTCGCGGTGTTCGCGATTCCCGCGAAATTCGTCGCTGCTGCGCTGACCGAATGCGGCGAGAAGAAGATCCCGGGCGCCGTGCTGATCCCGTCAGGCTTCGCCGAAGCCGGCGCGCCGGAGCTGCAGGCCGAGATCGTCGAGGTCGGCAAGAAGTACGACATCCGCCTGATGGGGCCGAACATCTACGGCTTCTACTATACCCCGGCCAATCTCTGCGCGACCTTCTGCACCGCCTATGACGTCAAGGGCCATGCGGCGCTGTCGTCGCAGTCGGGCGGCATCGGCATGGCCATCATCGGCTTCTCGCGCTCGGCCAAGATGGGCGTCTCGGCGATCGTCGGCCTCGGCAACAAGTCCGACATCGACGAGGACGATCTGCTCGCCTTCTTCGAGCAGGACCCGAACACCAATCTGATCGCGCAGCACTGCGAAGACCTCAAGGACGGTCGTGCCTTCGCGGAAGCCGCCAAGCGCGTCTCCAAGAAGAAGCCAGTGGTGGTGCTCAAGGCCGGCCGCACCTCGGCCGGCGCGAAGGCGGCGTCCTCCCACACCGGTGCGCTCGCCGGCAACGACCGCATCTACGAGGACGTGTTCAAACAGTCCGGCGTGATCCGTGCCCGCAGTCTGCGCCAGCTGCTCGAATTCGCCCGCGGCGTGCCGGTGCTGCCGACGCCGAAGGGCGAGAACGTGCTGATCATCACCGGTGCCGGCGGCTCGGGCGTGCTGCTGTCGGACTCCTGCGTCGACAACGGGCTGTCGTTGATGTCGATGCCGCCGGATCTCGATGCCGCCTTCCGCAAGTTCATCCCGCCGTTTGGTGCGGCCGGTAATCCCGTGGATATCACCGGCGGCGAGCCGCCGATCACCTACGTCAACACCGTGAAGCTCGGCCTGTCGGATGAGCGCATTCACGCGCTGATCCTCGGCTATTGGCACACCATCGTCACCCCGCCGATGGTGTTCGCCCGCAACATGGTCGAGGTGAAGAAGGAGATGGAGGCGAAGGGGTTTGTGAAGCCGATGGTCGCCTCTCTCGCCGGCGACGTCGAGGTCGAGGAAGCCGCCGAATATCTCTACCAGAACGGCATCCCGGCCTACGCCTATTCGACCGAGCTGCCGGTCGAGGTGCTTGGTGCCAAGTACAAGTGGGCGCGCGGGGCAGGGCTGCTCTGA
- a CDS encoding IclR family transcriptional regulator, with product MSKNVIRRKSLEPKSAVEADHEGRDGGVQSVDRALSIIETLAEDDEGYRLSDLAIRTGLSASTVHRLLATLESRRFVQFDRGESKWHVGVRSFTVGASFARRRNFSAQAIPYLRKLRDLTRETANLAVVDDEFIIVLTRMESREIMRSLTKVGGRVPMVTSGVGKAVLATYSDEDVGAVIRHHGMPRLTEKSIVRPSDLFRELEKIRKQGFAVDDEEAQIGLRCVAAVVYNALAEPLAAISVSGMTSRVTDERLPEIGQIVREVAAELTTALGGAIPAPR from the coding sequence ATGAGCAAGAACGTGATCCGGCGCAAATCGCTCGAGCCCAAATCGGCGGTGGAGGCCGATCACGAGGGCCGCGACGGTGGCGTGCAGTCGGTCGACCGCGCGCTGTCGATCATCGAGACGCTGGCCGAGGACGACGAGGGTTATCGTCTCAGCGATCTCGCGATCCGCACCGGCCTGTCGGCGTCCACCGTGCACCGGCTGCTCGCAACGCTCGAAAGCCGCCGCTTCGTGCAATTCGACCGTGGCGAGTCCAAATGGCATGTCGGCGTGCGCAGCTTCACGGTTGGCGCGAGCTTTGCGCGGAGACGCAATTTCTCCGCGCAGGCGATTCCATATTTGCGCAAGCTACGTGATCTCACCCGCGAAACAGCCAATCTCGCCGTGGTCGACGATGAATTCATCATCGTGCTGACGCGCATGGAAAGCCGCGAGATCATGCGCTCGCTGACCAAGGTCGGCGGCCGCGTCCCCATGGTGACCTCCGGTGTCGGCAAGGCGGTGCTCGCAACCTATTCAGACGAGGACGTCGGCGCCGTCATCCGCCATCACGGCATGCCGCGCCTGACCGAGAAGTCGATCGTGCGCCCGAGCGACCTGTTCAGGGAGCTCGAGAAAATCCGCAAGCAGGGCTTTGCCGTCGACGATGAGGAGGCGCAGATCGGCCTGCGCTGCGTCGCCGCGGTGGTATACAACGCGCTGGCCGAACCGCTTGCCGCGATCTCCGTATCCGGCATGACCAGCCGCGTCACCGATGAACGGTTGCCGGAGATCGGACAAATCGTCCGGGAAGTGGCGGCCGAACTCACGACCGCGCTTGGCGGGGCGATCCCGGCGCCCCGCTGA
- a CDS encoding tripartite tricarboxylate transporter substrate binding protein, with product MFRFPARLVGAAVALTLAAANPGFAQQLELKLMAPAAPGGGWDQTARSMQQALVAAGVARSVQVTNVPGAGGSVGIAQFVNGAKGDGNQMMVNGFVMVGALAMNKSPVTLEQVTPIARLTEEIQVIVVPANSPIKNAQDLAAAVKADIAKVTFAGGSAGGVDHVMAALFASAVGADAKKINYIPFSGGGESLAAILGGKVTAGISGLSEYEGQIKSGKLRAIGVTSEKRIAGSDIPTFKEQGIDLVIANWRSVVAPPGITPEQRKTLSDAVEKMVKSDAWKEILKQKGWEDAYLGGDAFADFLKKETARVTDVLKSVGLVKS from the coding sequence ATGTTCCGATTTCCCGCGCGCCTTGTCGGCGCAGCCGTCGCGTTGACCCTGGCGGCAGCCAATCCGGGCTTTGCCCAGCAGCTCGAGCTCAAGCTGATGGCGCCGGCGGCTCCGGGCGGAGGCTGGGACCAGACTGCGCGCTCGATGCAGCAGGCGCTGGTGGCTGCGGGCGTCGCCCGCAGCGTGCAGGTCACCAACGTTCCCGGCGCAGGTGGCAGCGTCGGCATCGCCCAATTCGTCAACGGCGCCAAGGGCGACGGCAACCAGATGATGGTCAACGGCTTCGTCATGGTCGGCGCGCTCGCCATGAACAAGTCGCCGGTGACGCTGGAGCAGGTGACGCCGATCGCGCGCCTCACCGAGGAAATCCAGGTGATCGTGGTTCCAGCAAACTCGCCGATCAAGAATGCGCAGGATCTGGCCGCCGCGGTGAAGGCGGATATCGCCAAGGTCACCTTTGCCGGCGGCTCGGCTGGCGGCGTCGACCATGTGATGGCGGCCTTGTTCGCCAGCGCGGTCGGCGCCGATGCCAAGAAGATCAACTACATCCCGTTCTCCGGCGGCGGCGAGTCGCTCGCGGCGATCCTCGGCGGCAAGGTCACCGCGGGCATTTCGGGCCTCAGCGAATATGAAGGGCAGATCAAGTCCGGCAAGCTGCGTGCGATCGGCGTGACCTCGGAGAAGCGCATCGCAGGCAGCGATATTCCCACCTTCAAGGAGCAGGGCATCGACCTCGTGATCGCCAATTGGCGTTCGGTGGTCGCGCCTCCCGGCATCACGCCGGAGCAGCGCAAGACCTTGAGCGATGCGGTCGAGAAGATGGTGAAGTCCGACGCCTGGAAGGAGATCCTCAAGCAGAAGGGCTGGGAGGACGCCTATCTCGGCGGCGACGCTTTTGCCGACTTCCTGAAGAAGGAAACGGCCCGCGTGACCGACGTGCTGAAATCGGTCGGCTTGGTCAAGTCATGA
- a CDS encoding tripartite tricarboxylate transporter TctB family protein encodes MTSGDPVQPPRRVDRAGLVIAALLAGLAAVLVWDARGLQSAAMYGMGPEAMPVVVASGLALLAIGNFIDALRGNLPARESADPVPVVLILVGLALLIAIIGFGGGFILATSALFVTTSAAFGRRAILIDAIIALVMSTLIYLAFDRLLTLSLPAGPLERLL; translated from the coding sequence ATGACCTCAGGCGATCCCGTGCAGCCGCCGCGGCGCGTCGACCGCGCCGGTCTCGTCATCGCTGCATTGCTTGCAGGCCTCGCCGCGGTGCTGGTCTGGGACGCGCGCGGCCTGCAATCCGCGGCGATGTACGGGATGGGACCGGAGGCGATGCCGGTCGTGGTCGCCAGCGGCCTTGCGCTGCTTGCGATCGGCAACTTCATCGACGCGCTGCGGGGCAACTTGCCGGCACGCGAGAGCGCCGATCCCGTGCCTGTGGTTCTGATCCTCGTCGGTCTTGCGCTGCTGATCGCCATCATCGGCTTTGGCGGCGGCTTCATCCTGGCGACCTCGGCACTGTTCGTGACGACCTCGGCGGCCTTCGGACGCCGTGCCATCCTCATCGACGCCATCATCGCCCTCGTGATGTCGACCCTCATTTACCTGGCGTTCGACCGGTTGTTGACGCTGAGCCTGCCTGCCGGCCCACTGGAGCGACTGCTGTGA
- a CDS encoding tripartite tricarboxylate transporter permease, with the protein MDTFAALAHGMAVAVQPMNLLYALIGVFLGTAVGVLPGIGPALTVALLLPVTYKLDPGGSLIMFAGIYYGGMYGGSTTAILINTPGESASMATALEGNKMAKAGRGGPALATSAIGSFVAGTIATVGLAFLAPWLVDVAVRFGPEDYFALMCVAFVTVSATFGDSPIRGLTSLFIGLTLGLVGIDKLTGQARLAFGVPELLDGVEVTTLAVGLFAVGEALYVASRRHHTEEKLEPVRGSLWMTKEDWKRSWKPWLRGTMFGFPIGALPAGGAEIPTFLSYSTEKRLTEHPEEFGKGAIEGVAGPEAANNASAAGTLVPLLTLGLPTSATAAMMLAGFQQYGLNPGPLLFAERPDLVWGLIASLFIANMMLLVLNLPLVGLWVRLLAIPQPWLYAGILVFATMGTIAAKPSVVELSMLAGFGVLGFLMRRFDFPIAPVVVGLILGPIAESQLRRALAISLGDPMALLQSPISATLLGIALIALVAPFVLKGLGRFKANED; encoded by the coding sequence ATGGATACCTTTGCCGCGCTGGCTCACGGCATGGCGGTCGCCGTCCAGCCGATGAACCTGCTTTACGCGCTGATCGGCGTGTTCCTCGGCACGGCCGTGGGCGTGCTGCCCGGCATCGGCCCGGCACTGACGGTCGCGCTGCTGCTGCCGGTGACCTACAAGCTCGACCCCGGCGGCTCGCTGATCATGTTCGCCGGCATATACTATGGCGGCATGTATGGTGGATCGACCACCGCGATCCTCATCAACACGCCCGGCGAGAGCGCCTCGATGGCCACCGCGCTCGAAGGCAACAAGATGGCCAAGGCGGGCCGCGGGGGGCCGGCGCTTGCGACCTCCGCAATCGGCTCCTTCGTCGCCGGCACCATCGCCACCGTCGGGCTCGCCTTCCTTGCACCATGGCTGGTCGATGTCGCCGTGCGCTTCGGCCCAGAGGATTACTTCGCGCTGATGTGCGTCGCCTTCGTCACGGTGTCGGCGACCTTCGGCGATTCCCCGATCCGCGGCCTGACCAGCCTGTTCATCGGTCTGACGCTCGGCCTCGTCGGCATCGACAAGCTGACGGGTCAGGCGCGGCTTGCATTCGGCGTCCCCGAGCTGCTCGATGGCGTTGAAGTCACAACGCTTGCCGTCGGCCTGTTCGCGGTGGGCGAGGCGCTCTATGTCGCATCTCGCCGCCACCATACCGAGGAGAAGCTGGAGCCGGTGCGCGGCTCGCTGTGGATGACCAAGGAGGACTGGAAGCGGTCCTGGAAGCCATGGCTGCGCGGGACCATGTTCGGTTTCCCGATCGGTGCGCTGCCGGCCGGCGGCGCGGAGATCCCGACCTTCCTGTCCTATTCGACCGAGAAGCGGCTGACGGAGCACCCCGAAGAGTTCGGTAAGGGCGCGATCGAAGGCGTCGCCGGCCCCGAGGCCGCCAACAACGCTTCCGCCGCGGGCACGCTGGTGCCGCTGCTGACGCTGGGCCTGCCGACCTCGGCGACCGCCGCGATGATGCTGGCTGGCTTCCAGCAATATGGTCTCAATCCGGGCCCGCTGCTGTTCGCCGAGCGGCCAGACCTCGTGTGGGGCCTGATCGCCAGCCTGTTCATCGCCAACATGATGCTGCTGGTGCTCAATCTGCCGCTGGTCGGCCTGTGGGTGCGGCTGCTCGCGATCCCGCAGCCGTGGCTCTATGCCGGCATCCTCGTGTTCGCGACCATGGGCACCATCGCGGCAAAGCCGTCGGTGGTGGAATTGTCGATGCTCGCCGGTTTCGGCGTGCTTGGCTTCCTGATGCGCCGGTTCGATTTCCCGATCGCGCCCGTCGTCGTCGGCCTGATTCTCGGCCCGATTGCCGAGAGCCAGCTCCGCCGCGCGCTCGCGATCAGCCTCGGCGACCCCATGGCGCTGCTGCAAAGCCCGATCTCGGCGACGCTGCTCGGCATCGCGCTGATCGCGCTGGTGGCGCCCTTCGTGCTGAAGGGGTTGGGGCGGTTCAAGGCAAACGAGGACTAG
- a CDS encoding amidohydrolase family protein has translation MSTWLSEREQRLVAGAEAASAATPIPTQIVSNGEYLPPPQSDTQKKVEARINELADVNGRHLGLSRRQFLHTSCGMAAAFLAMNDIYGNVFQVAPAEAREPELMQARAQSLAGQFIFDVQTHFVRDDFDHKELLGLADFASQHWNPKMKEEGVSSLARYKFQNYVKEIYYDSDTNMALLSGAPFDDPSWWLLSNEQIVKARELINDFAGSRRLLAHSVITPKQPGWMDEVDKAIEVYKPDSWKSYTIGDPLAPSKFPWRLDDEQVMYPFYEKAVKAGINTLCIHKGLLPPDYEKSFAGVWQYATAWDIGKAAKDWPQMNFVIYHSALRPFLELPDHAWAEFEQTGRIQWATDLAEIPQKFGVANVYAELGTSFANSAVAHPKFCAALIGTLIKGMGVDHVMWGTDSVWYGSPQWQIEALRRLEIPEDMQRKYGFAALGDANSATKQLIFAGNATRFYKIKLKAAENTRMPAFSEDRLAALKNEYTQASKQPSNLRYGYVRAA, from the coding sequence ATGAGCACCTGGCTTAGTGAGCGAGAACAGCGGCTCGTCGCGGGCGCGGAGGCGGCATCGGCGGCAACGCCTATCCCGACCCAGATTGTTTCCAATGGCGAGTATCTCCCGCCCCCGCAGAGCGATACGCAAAAGAAAGTCGAGGCACGGATCAACGAGCTCGCCGATGTTAACGGCAGGCACCTCGGCTTGAGCCGCAGGCAGTTCTTGCACACGAGCTGCGGCATGGCGGCAGCGTTCCTCGCCATGAACGACATCTACGGCAATGTTTTCCAGGTCGCGCCCGCTGAAGCCCGGGAGCCCGAGCTGATGCAGGCCCGCGCGCAGAGCCTTGCAGGCCAATTCATCTTCGACGTCCAGACTCATTTCGTGCGGGACGATTTCGACCACAAGGAGCTGTTGGGGCTGGCGGACTTTGCGAGCCAGCACTGGAATCCGAAGATGAAGGAGGAAGGCGTCTCCTCGCTCGCCCGGTACAAGTTCCAGAACTATGTGAAAGAGATCTACTACGACAGCGACACCAACATGGCGCTCCTGAGCGGCGCGCCCTTCGACGACCCGAGTTGGTGGCTGCTGTCCAATGAGCAGATCGTCAAGGCGCGAGAACTGATCAACGACTTCGCCGGTTCGCGCCGCCTGCTGGCGCATAGCGTCATCACCCCCAAGCAACCCGGCTGGATGGACGAGGTGGACAAGGCAATCGAGGTCTACAAACCGGATTCCTGGAAGTCGTACACGATTGGCGATCCGCTGGCGCCCTCGAAGTTCCCATGGCGGCTCGACGACGAGCAGGTGATGTATCCGTTCTACGAGAAAGCAGTGAAGGCCGGCATCAACACGCTGTGCATCCACAAGGGGCTGCTGCCGCCCGATTACGAGAAGTCGTTCGCCGGCGTCTGGCAATATGCAACGGCGTGGGACATCGGAAAGGCCGCGAAGGATTGGCCGCAGATGAACTTCGTGATCTATCACTCGGCGCTGCGGCCGTTCCTCGAGCTACCCGATCATGCGTGGGCGGAGTTCGAGCAGACCGGCCGTATCCAGTGGGCCACCGATCTCGCGGAAATCCCGCAAAAGTTCGGCGTCGCCAACGTCTATGCCGAGCTTGGCACGTCCTTTGCCAACTCGGCGGTGGCGCATCCGAAGTTCTGCGCCGCGCTGATCGGCACGCTGATCAAGGGGATGGGTGTTGACCACGTCATGTGGGGCACCGACTCGGTCTGGTACGGCTCACCACAGTGGCAGATCGAGGCGCTGCGCCGGCTCGAAATCCCCGAGGATATGCAGAGGAAGTACGGCTTTGCGGCGCTTGGCGATGCCAACAGCGCGACCAAGCAGCTGATCTTCGCGGGCAACGCAACCAGATTCTACAAGATCAAGCTGAAGGCGGCCGAGAATACCAGGATGCCGGCCTTTTCCGAGGACCGCCTCGCGGCGCTCAAGAACGAGTACACGCAAGCTTCGAAGCAACCGTCGAACCTGCGCTACGGCTACGTTCGCGCCGCCTAG
- a CDS encoding Crp/Fnr family transcriptional regulator, translating into MLVGGVGNRLLSALPTADLDLLAPDLQMVTLDREEVVSRVGDHTEHVLFPHSGAVSVMVDMANGQTVASAAIGREGAVGTLSVLGPSPAAVTTIVRAAGTASRIPAARFHAAFSRSPAIRHVVQLHFKAVLIQFQLGGACNALHPVQARMARWLLQLHDRINHDVLPLTQDALSQMLGVRRTTVTLLVRNLRASGAIRSVRRGEIEIDSSRLAAVACECHDTMRLELDKIFSTSTAPSRVFDLPIR; encoded by the coding sequence ATGCTTGTAGGCGGAGTTGGTAACCGGCTTCTGTCAGCACTGCCGACCGCAGATCTCGATCTTTTGGCACCCGACCTGCAGATGGTAACTCTGGATCGGGAAGAGGTCGTCTCGCGTGTGGGGGATCATACCGAGCACGTCCTCTTCCCTCACAGTGGCGCCGTTTCGGTGATGGTCGATATGGCGAATGGGCAGACGGTCGCCAGCGCCGCAATAGGACGCGAGGGGGCAGTGGGCACTCTTTCCGTGCTGGGACCATCCCCTGCGGCCGTTACGACTATCGTTCGTGCCGCGGGGACGGCCTCGCGGATCCCCGCAGCGCGATTCCATGCCGCTTTCAGCCGGAGTCCTGCGATCCGGCATGTAGTCCAGCTTCACTTCAAGGCGGTGCTGATACAGTTTCAATTGGGCGGGGCTTGCAATGCACTGCATCCGGTCCAAGCCCGCATGGCACGCTGGCTGCTTCAACTTCACGACCGCATCAACCACGACGTCCTGCCTCTCACGCAGGACGCGCTTTCGCAGATGTTGGGTGTGCGACGAACGACGGTGACGCTCCTGGTGCGCAATCTGCGCGCTTCCGGAGCGATCAGATCGGTGCGGCGAGGCGAAATCGAGATCGACTCATCGCGGCTCGCTGCGGTGGCGTGCGAATGCCACGACACCATGCGGCTCGAACTCGATAAGATCTTCTCTACGAGTACAGCGCCATCTCGCGTTTTCGATCTGCCGATCCGGTAG
- a CDS encoding adenine deaminase, whose amino-acid sequence MTKLTRFSVAPLHSMTRRLADVASARVAPDLVITGGRVLSTYSERIHPGREVWISGGRIAAVKPAGTAKKVWGDVPLYDAAGGIVAPGLVDPHIHIESSMVTACAYAEAALLNGTTTIFCDSHEIGNVMDVAGVEAMLEDARQAPLSIFLTVPSTVPATSAELETAGGDLTPDKIAGLFDRWPEAVALGEKMDFVPVTMGDERSHAILAAALKRGRPVSGHVYGREFVAAYAASGVTDTHEAIDRDIADDLLDAGVWVFLRGGPPTTPWHSLPQAIRTITELGASHKRTAVCTDDRDADDLLLFGLDWVVREAVKAGMSPEQAWSMGSLHGATRFGMEGDIGGLGGGRRADLVLMDDQLKPQCTWYGGELVVEQGKITPRLDQALSQRYQYPRAAYATVKVPQIMKLTPELPAKACTINAIKTALPGITLIHEKVEIEPAKDWPSLFARYGLCFVSVVERHGKSAGNVAHGLLKDFGLKRGAVASSVGHDSHNLIVAGTNEADMQVAIAAIKERQGGVCVVADGEVRALVPLPIAGLLSDKRVTEVAEEVKVLKKEWAEAGCTIPYMGFNLIPLSVIPEIRITDKGLVLVPQMQLAPLFE is encoded by the coding sequence ATGACCAAACTCACCCGCTTCTCCGTCGCGCCGCTGCACAGCATGACGCGGCGTCTGGCCGATGTTGCGTCGGCTCGCGTCGCGCCCGATCTCGTCATCACCGGGGGGCGCGTGCTCTCGACCTATTCCGAGCGTATCCATCCGGGGCGGGAGGTCTGGATCTCCGGCGGCCGCATCGCGGCGGTGAAGCCGGCCGGCACAGCGAAGAAGGTTTGGGGCGATGTTCCGCTTTATGATGCGGCCGGCGGCATCGTCGCGCCGGGCCTCGTCGATCCGCACATCCACATCGAATCCTCGATGGTGACGGCGTGCGCCTATGCCGAGGCCGCGTTGCTCAACGGCACCACGACGATCTTCTGCGACAGCCACGAGATCGGCAACGTCATGGACGTCGCAGGCGTCGAGGCGATGCTGGAAGATGCGCGCCAGGCGCCGCTGTCGATCTTTCTGACGGTGCCAAGCACCGTTCCTGCGACCTCGGCGGAGCTGGAGACGGCGGGCGGCGACCTCACGCCGGACAAGATCGCCGGCCTGTTCGACCGCTGGCCTGAAGCGGTGGCGCTTGGCGAGAAGATGGATTTCGTGCCTGTCACGATGGGCGACGAGCGCAGCCATGCCATCCTCGCCGCAGCCTTGAAGCGGGGGCGTCCCGTGTCCGGGCATGTCTACGGCCGCGAATTCGTCGCGGCCTATGCGGCATCCGGCGTCACCGACACCCATGAGGCGATCGACCGCGACATTGCCGATGATCTGCTCGATGCTGGCGTCTGGGTGTTCTTGCGCGGGGGACCGCCGACCACGCCCTGGCACTCGCTGCCGCAAGCGATCCGAACGATCACCGAGCTCGGGGCCTCACACAAGCGCACCGCCGTGTGCACGGACGATCGTGACGCCGACGATCTCCTGCTGTTCGGTCTTGACTGGGTGGTGAGGGAGGCCGTGAAGGCGGGGATGTCGCCTGAGCAGGCCTGGTCGATGGGCTCACTGCACGGCGCCACCCGCTTCGGCATGGAAGGCGATATCGGCGGGCTCGGCGGCGGCCGCCGCGCCGATCTCGTGCTGATGGACGATCAGCTCAAGCCGCAATGCACCTGGTATGGCGGCGAGCTCGTGGTCGAGCAAGGCAAGATTACCCCGCGTCTCGATCAGGCGCTGTCGCAGCGCTACCAATATCCGAGGGCAGCCTATGCGACCGTCAAGGTGCCGCAGATCATGAAGCTGACGCCCGAATTGCCGGCCAAGGCCTGCACTATCAACGCCATCAAGACTGCGCTACCCGGCATCACGCTGATCCACGAGAAAGTGGAGATCGAACCCGCAAAAGACTGGCCGTCGCTGTTCGCGCGCTACGGCCTTTGCTTTGTCTCAGTGGTCGAGCGTCACGGCAAATCCGCCGGCAACGTTGCCCATGGCCTTCTGAAGGATTTTGGCCTGAAGCGTGGCGCGGTCGCCTCCAGCGTCGGTCACGACAGCCACAACCTCATCGTCGCCGGCACCAACGAGGCCGACATGCAGGTCGCGATTGCAGCGATCAAGGAGCGGCAGGGTGGCGTTTGCGTCGTCGCCGACGGCGAGGTGAGGGCGCTGGTTCCGCTCCCGATCGCGGGTCTGCTCTCCGACAAGCGCGTCACGGAAGTGGCCGAAGAGGTCAAGGTGCTGAAGAAGGAATGGGCCGAGGCCGGCTGCACCATCCCGTACATGGGCTTCAATTTGATTCCGCTATCGGTCATTCCGGAAATTCGTATCACCGACAAGGGCCTCGTGCTGGTGCCGCAGATGCAGCTGGCGCCGCTGTTCGAGTGA